The Pyricularia oryzae 70-15 chromosome 5, whole genome shotgun sequence genome includes a region encoding these proteins:
- a CDS encoding histone H3 gives MARTKQTARKSTGGKAPRKQLASKAARKSAPSTGGVKKPHRYKPGTVALREIRRYQKSTELLIRKLPFQRLVREIAQDFKSDLRFQSSAIGALQESVESYLVSLFEDTNLCAIHAKRVTIQSKDIQLARRLRGERN, from the exons ATGGCCCGCACAAAGCAGACTGCCCGCAAGTCCACTGGTGGCAAGGCTCCCCGTAAGCAACTTGCCTCCAAGGCTGCTCGCAAGAGCGCTCCCTCTACCGGAGGTGTCAAGAAGCCCCACCGCTACAAGCCCGGTACCGTCGCTCTTCGTGAGATTCGTCGTTACCAGAAGTCGACCGAGCTTCTGATCCGCAAGCTCCCCTTCCAGCGTCTG GTTCGTGAAATCGCCCAGGACTTCAAGTCCGACCTCCGCTTCCAGTCTTCTGCCATCGGTGCTCTCCAGGAGTCTGTCGAGTCATACCTTGTCTCGCTCTTTGAGGACACCAACCTGTGCGCCATCCACGCCAAGCGTGTCACCATCCAATCC AAGGACATCCAGCTGGCCCGTCGCCTTCGCGGCGAGCGCAACTAG
- a CDS encoding DNA-directed RNA polymerase I subunit RPA1 produces MNISQPVSSSIDSVSFELLSADEIRAFSVRRIENDSTFDTLLNPVPGGLYDPALGAWGDSVCATCNLGPSACPGHPGHIELPVPVYHPVFMDQVLRLLRSQCAYCHRFRMRRRDINRYICLFRLLQYGLLAEAKRLDLIGDSLDGVSEGDTPKGGESETEDAQGGKTTEDVVIRKRNAYVRQVLQQHQISLGEIRKGKHEGASEMRRDLVKQFLQDMTKSRICASCDGVSPTYRKDRFVKIFEKPLSSKDQGKMAQGRFKLRDAMAIRQKPKTDEGYQSDEAVSDADLPSEESSGEESVDGDDLDEQGNVVKLPKSKPKKSGAAPSQRYLSAREVLERLDLLFEKEQEVLSLFYNSKPSHKSTKHINAGLFFVQTLLVPPNRFRPEARTGDSQINEAQQNSLYKAILKASTKLTQIFRDLQNPTSLLSQRHGKDTTILHEAWTELQDCVNTLIDNTKSPTQGAAAKALEEGIKQKLEKKEGLFRKNMMGKRVNYAARSVISPDPNIETNEIGVPPVFARKLTYPEPVTSHNFRDMQQAVINGPDKWPGAAAIENENGQIVNLRNKSQEERSSLANQLLAPTSNNSGNMRNKKVHRHISNGDVVLMNRQPTLHKPSIMGHRVRVLPGEKTIRMHYANCNTYNADFDGDEMNMHFPQNEVARTEALQLADTDHQYISGTQGKPLRGLIQDHLSVSVALCNKDTYLDRSAYHELVYNALRPESGHILRERIELVPPAIIKPKARWTGKQVITTVLRNIRPLDCGDLWMTGKTQVPAHAWGVHSEEGQVLFRDGEFISGILDKAQLGPSSGGLVHAVHEVYGPAIAGKLLSAMGRLLTRYLNMRAFTCGMDDLKLTPEGEADRRNIIDSRAHLVGLQVAAKYVSLDQHQPANDDPELLRRLEEVMRDDTKQEGLDGVMNSGSKHLSQDITTACLPKGLEKQFPKNQMQAMTISGAKGGQVNANLISCNLGQQVLEGRRVPLMVSGKSLPCFKPFETDIRAGGYIVNRFLTGIRPQEYYFHHMAGREGLIDTAVKTSRSGYLQRCLIKGMEGLEIGYDNSVRDADGSLVQFLYGEDGLDVTKQKYLKDFTFILHNIKSELAQLNISDPRTLPLFELRDEILKQNKSNLKKAKANPRFFTGEPVSSMLNPTRYAYATSEKFFDAMSSYVKENPDALIKEKDDKLRNSGPQSSSIVRLNRKAAEKVLSAKYMRSLVHPGEAVGIVAGQSVGEPSTQMTLNTFHLAGHSAKNVTLGIPRLRELLMTASSKISTPSMTLILNEEMSPADGEKFAKAISMLPLSHVVDKATVFERVGTSINHKLAKMFDVRLRFFPSAEYTKTYAITTSDVLNTVETKFMSTLRRLVAKEIKTKGSKESAATPVIGEKVGTVEMAAPASENGPRDEDDDSDEDEGDATADKQKANRSEAVSYGPNDDDDDVIQRQQEQEAEFEDEGLGGSPPPESSKNVTAGGDDDPHMHMELDDVAQAKAKDRELRVRDKNPECIRFRCDETSGEWCEITLEYDIGIPKILMLSLVQDAVRKALVQQIPGIKSGTFVAEEKVTDPWTGRESEVSLVHTAGSNLRAMQQYGSFINPNRISTNDVAAVLEIYGVEACRANIIRELRAVFESHAITVDNRHLNLIADHMTRSGGFTPFNRMGLSGNVSPFTKMSFETTLAFLKDAVLDGDWDDLSTPSGRLVMGRLGHVGTGAFDVFTQAPMSHFDAVAAS; encoded by the coding sequence ATGAATATCTCCCAGCCTGTCTCGTCGTCCATCGACAGCGTTTCTTTCGAATTGCTCTCAGCCGACGAGATCAGGGCGTTTTCGGTGCGCAGAATCGAGAATGACAGCACCTTCGATACTCTACTGAATCCCGTGCCCGGCGGACTCTACGATCCCGCTCTGGGAGCATGGGGTGATTCGGTATGCGCGACCTGCAATCTCGGCCCGTCCGCCTGCCCCGGCCACCCGGGTCATATCGAGCTTCCAGTCCCTGTCTATCATCCCGTCTTCATGGATCAGGTCCTCCGTCTCCTCAGATCCCAATGCGCATACTGTCACAGATTCCGCATGCGTCGCAGGGATATAAATCGATACATTTGTCTGTTCAGGCTTCTGCAGTACGGATTGCTTGCCGAGGCAAAGCGGCTGGATCTGATCGGCGACAGCCTTGACGGTGTGTCTGAAGGTGACACCCCCAAGGGCGGAGAGTCGGAAACCGAAGATGCCCAGGGTGGCAAGACTACCGAGGATGTTGTCATACGCAAACGGAATGCCTACGTCCGCCAGGTGCTTCAACAACATCAGATCAGCCTCGGTGAGATTCGCAAGGGCAAACACGAAGGCGCTTCGGAAATGCGAAGGGATCTCGTAAAGCAATTTCTGCAAGACATGACCAAGTCGAGGATCTGCGCCAGCTGTGATGGAGTCTCGCCGACATATCGCAAAGATCGATTCGTCAAGATCTTCGAGAAGCCTCTTTCGTCCAAAGACCAGGGCAAGATGGCTCAAGGCCGCTTCAAGCTGCGCGATGCCATGGCAATCCGCCAGAAGCCCAAAACTGACGAGGGCTATCAATCGGATGAGGCAGTTTCTGATGCTGACCTCCCATCCGAGGAGTCCTCCGGCGAAGAGAGTGTCGATGGAGATGACCTGGACGAGCAGGGCAACGTAGTGAAACTGCCAAAGTCTAAGCCCAAAAAGTCCGGTGCGGCGCCATCGCAACGATATCTCAGCGCCCGGGAGGTCTTGGAGAGGCTAGACTTGTTGTTCGAGAAGGAGCAAGAGGTCCTCAGTCTCTTCTACAATTCAAAACCCAGTCACAAGAGCACCAAGCACATCAATGCCGGCCTGTTTTTCGTCCAGACTCTCTTGGTTCCACCAAATCGATTCCGGCCAGAAGCGCGAACCGGAGACTCACAAATCAATGAGGCACAGCAAAACAGCCTTTACAAGGCAATCTTGAAGGCATCTACCAAACTCACTCAAATCTTCCGCGACTTGCAAAACCCGACTTCCCTACTGTCGCAACGCCACGGGAAGGACACAACAATTCTTCACGAGGCCTGGACGGAGCTACAAGACTGTGTCAACACCCTGATTGACAATACCAAGAGCCCCACGCAGGGTGCTGCGGCAAAGGCCCTTGAAGAAGGCATCAAGCAGAAGttggagaagaaggagggcCTGTTCAGGAAGAACATGATGGGGAAGCGAGTGAACTACGCGGCCCGCAGTGTCATATCCCCGGACCCCAACATCGAAACCAACGAGATCGGTGTACCACCAGTCTTTGCGCGGAAGCTTACCTATCCAGAACCCGTCACAAGCCACAATTTCAGAGATATGCAGCAAGCCGTCATCAACGGGCCTGACAAGTGGCCTGGAGCAGCAGCTATTGAGAACGAGAATGGTCAGATTGTGAATCTGAGGAACAAATCTCAAGAGGAGCGCTCTTCTCTTGCCAATCAGCTTCTGGCCCCAACAAGCAATAATTCTGGAAACATGCGTAACAAAAAGGTTCACCGTCACATCTCGAACGGAGATGTAGTCCTCATGAACCGCCAACCAACTCTTCACAAGCCCTCCATCATGGGACATCGAGTTCGAGTTCTGCCAGGCGAGAAGACCATCAGGATGCACTATGCCAACTGCAACACATACAACGCAGATTTTGATGGAGACGAAATGAACATGCACTTCCCCCAGAACGAGGTTGCGAGGACAGAGGCACTGCAGCTAGCCGACACGGATCATCAATACATATCGGGCACGCAGGGCAAGCCGCTCCGAGGTCTCATCCAGGATCACTTGTCCGTTTCGGTAGCTCTCTGCAACAAGGACACTTACCTTGACCGCAGTGCATACCACGAGCTTGTCTACAATGCTCTACGTCCCGAGAGCGGCCACATCCTGAGGGAACGTATCGAGCTGGTGCCACCAGCGATCATAAAGCCTAAAGCCCGGTGGACCGGAAAACAAGTCATCACAACAGTTTTGCGGAACATAAGGCCTCTTGATTGTGGCGACCTCTGGATGACGGGTAAGACCCAAGTTCCTGCACACGCCTGGGGTGTTCACTCCGAGGAAGGCCAGGTCCTATTCCGTGATGGCGAGTTCATCTCGGGCATTCTCGATAAGGCGCAACTAGGCCCAAGCTCTGGCGGACTTGTACACGCCGTTCACGAAGTTTACGGTCCTGCCATCGCAGGCAAGCTTCTCAGTGCCATGGGCCGTCTGCTCACCAGGTACCTGAACATGCGTGCTTTCACTTGCGGCATGGACGACTTGAAGCTTACGCCGGAGGGTGAGGCTGATCGAAGAAACATTATTGACTCACGAGCACACCTTGTTGGGCTTCAGGTGGCAGCTAAATATGTCAGTCTGGACCAGCACCAGCCGGCGAATGATGACCCAGAGCTCCTGCGACGTCTTGAGGAGGTCATGCGCGACGATACAAAACAAGAAGGTCTCGATGGCGTGATGAATTCTGGAAGTAAGCATTTATCACAAGACATCACAACGGCCTGCCTTCCCAAGGGCCTTGAGAAGCAATTTCCCAAGAATCAAATGCAGGCCATGACCATCTCCGGAGCGAAGGGTGGACAGGTCAACGCAAACCTCATTTCATGCAATCTCGGCCAGCAAGTTCTGGAAGGCAGACGAGTGCCCTTGATGGTCAGCGGCAAGTCTCTCCCCTGTTTCAAGCCCTTTGAGACAGATATAAGGGCTGGCGGTTATATCGTGAACCGTTTCTTGACTGGCATCAGGCCACAAGAGTACTATTTCCACCACATGGCTGGACGTGAGGGTTTGATTGACACAGCCGTCAAGACTTCGCGCTCAGGTTACCTGCAGCGATGCCTGATCAAAGGTATGGAGGGCCTCGAGATCGGGTACGACAACTCAGTTCGTGACGCGGATGGCTCGCTCGTGCAGTTCCTGTACGGTGAAGATGGTCTGGACGTGACGAAGCAGAAGTATCTCAAGGACTTTACCTTCATATTGCACAACATCAAGTCGGAGCTGGCACAGCTCAACATCTCGGATCCTAGAACGCTCCCATTGTTTGAGCTTCGCGACGAGATCTTGAAACAGAACAAATCCAATTTGAAGAAGGCCAAGGCGAACCCCAGGTTCTTCACTGGAGAGCCAGTCAGCTCCATGCTTAATCCGACACGTTACGCCTATGCGACGTCGGAAAAGTTTTTTGATGCCATGTCTTCTTATGTTAAGGAAAATCCGGACGCCCTTATCAAAGAAAAGGATGACAAACTCAGGAACTCTGGGCCCCAGTCATCTTCAATTGTTCGTCTCAACCGCAAGGCTGCTGAGAAGGTTCTGTCGGCCAAGTACATGCGATCTTTGGTGCATCCAGGCGAGGCTGTTGGCATCGTGGCTGGTCAATCTGTCGGCGAACCGTCAACGCAGATGACACTCAACACGTTCCATCTCGCAGGTCATTCGGCCAAGAACGTCACGCTGGGTATTCCGCGTCTGCGAGAACTCCTCATGACCGCAAGCTCAAAAATCTCGACACCTTCAATGACGCTGATACTCAATGAGGAGATGTCACCTGCGGATGGTGAGAAGTTTGCAAAGGCCATTAGCATGCTTCCGCTCTCGCATGTCGTCGACAAGGCGACCGTCTTTGAGCGCGTCGGTACCAGCATCAATCACAAGCTTGCCAAAATGTTTGACGTGCGCCTGCGGTTCTTCCCGTCGGCTGAATACACGAAGACCTATGCAATCACCACTTCCGACGTGCTAAATACGGTAGAGACCAAGTTTATGAGTACTTTGCGCAGACTTGTTGCCAAGGAGATCAAGACAAAAGGCTCGAAGGAGAGCGCAGCTACCCCGGTGATTGGTGAAAAGGTCGGCACGGTGGAGATGGCTGCGCCCGCCTCTGAGAATGGGCCTCgggatgaggatgatgacAGCGACGAAGATGAGGGAGATGCGACCGCAGATAAACAGAAGGCCAACCGGAGCGAGGCGGTCTCGTACGGGCccaacgacgatgacgatgacgtgATTCAGAGACAGCAAGAGCAGGAAGCCGAATTCGAAGATGAGGGTTTAGGAGGAAGCCCTCCGCCAGAGTCGTCCAAGAACGTCACTGCTGGCGGCGACGATGACCCCCATATGCACATGGAGCTCGACGATGTTGCGCAGGCAAAGGCCAAAGACAGAGAACTGCGGGTCCGCGATAAGAACCCAGAGTGTATAAGATTCCGGTGTGACGAAACTTCTGGGGAGTGGTGCGAGATTACACTCGAGTACGACATTGGAATCCCGAAGATTTTGATGTTGAGCCTGGTTCAAGATGCCGTCCGTAAAGCACTTGTGCAGCAAATACCAGGTATCAAGTCGGGCACATTTGTCGCCGAGGAGAAGGTAACAGACCCCTGGACGGGCCGGGAAAGCGAGGTTTCGTTGGTGCACACTGCTGGCTCCAACCTGCGCGCAATGCAACAATATGGATCTTTCATCAACCCAAACCGCATCTCCACCAACGATGTGGCTGCCGTACTCGAAATATACGGTGTTGAGGCTTGTCGCGCCAATATTATCCGCGAACTGCGCGCCGTCTTCGAGTCACACGCCATCACAGTTGACAATCGCCACTTGAACCTGATTGCCGATCATATGACGCGCAGTGGCGGGTTTACGCCCTTCAATCGTATGGGACTTAGTGGCAACGTGAGCCCTTTCACCAAGATGAGTTTCGAGACAACATTGGCGTTTCTCAAGGACGCTGTGCTGGATGGTGACTGGGACGACCTGTCGACGCCCAGCGGAAGACTTGTAATGGGCAGGCTGGGACACGTGGGTACGGGCGCTTTTGatgtctttacacaggcccCCATGAGTCACTTTGATGCGGTCGCGGCCAGCTGA
- a CDS encoding endoglucanase, with protein MIKTLTAAITLLAAGGVVAVPHPVANEKPTRTQPLSKRATTVCGQWDSVQTGGYTVYNNLWGKDSGTGSQCLTVDGVSSGLLSWSTTWSWSGGQYNVKSYPNAVVSAPAARLSAISSIPTRWQWSYTGNSMVANVAYDLFTNSNCGTTPEYEIMVWIGAYGGAGPISQSGQPIASPNIGGVTWRLYKGSHSQMTVFSFVSPGQITNYSGDLVNFVRYLTQSQGMPASQCLYSAGAGTEPFTGSNARFTTSGYSMSISTSGSGGGEGGGGPNPPSCAALYGQCGGSGWSGPTCCTQGTCKAANQWYSQCS; from the exons ATGATCAAGACCCTTACAGCCGCTATCACGCTGCTCGCAGCTGGCGGTGTGGTTGCAGTGCCTCACCCCGTCGCTAACGAAAAGCCGACCAGGACGCAGCCGCTCAGCAAACGCGCGACTACGGTATGCGGCCAGTGGGACTCTGTCCAGACAGGGGGATATACCGTGTATAACAACCTATGGGGCAAAGATTCGGGCACCGGGTCGCAGTGCCTGACCGTCGACGGCGTGTCCAGTGGCCTTCTCTCATGGTCAACCACTTGGTCGTGGAGCGGCGGCCAGTATAATGTCAAGTCGTACCCCAACGCGGTTGTATCCGCTCCAGCGGCCAGGCTGTCTGCCATTTCGTCTATTCCAACGCGGTGGCAGTGGAG CTACACTGGCAACAGCATGGTCGCCAACGTCGCATACGACCTCTTCACCAACTCAAACTGCGGTACGACGCCAGAGTATGAGATCATGGTGTGGATTGGGGCATATGGCGGTGCCGGCCCTATTAGCCAGAGCGGGCAGCCCATCGCCAGCCCCAACATCGGCGGCGTCACATGGCGCCTGTACAAGGGCTCGCACTCGCAGATGACCGTCTTCAGCTTCGTTTCGCCCGGCCAGATCACCAATTACAGTGGTGACCTCGTCAACTTTGTGAGGTACCTCACCCAGTCGCAAGGCATGCCGGCCTCGCAGTGCCTCTACTCTGCCGGCGCAGGCACCGAGCCCTTCACCGGCAGCAACGCGCGCTTTACCACCAGTGGATACAGCATGTCGATTTCGAcgagcggcagcggcggtggagagggaggaggaggcccgAATCCGCCAAGCTGTGCTGCTTTGTATGGACAGTGTGGAGGTTCAGGATGGTCGGGGCCGACATGTTGTACCCAGGGCACATGCAAGGCGGCCAACCAGTGGTACTCTCAGTGCTCATAA
- a CDS encoding histone H4 encodes MTGRGKGGKGLGKGGAKRHRKILRDNIQGITKPAIRRLARRGGVKRISAMIYEETRGVLKSFLEGVIRDAVTYTEHAKRKTVTSLDVVYALKRQGRTLYGFGG; translated from the exons ATGACTGGACGCGGCAAGGGTGGCAAGGGTCTCGGAAAGGGCGGTGCCAAGCGCCACCGCAAGATTCTTCGTGACAACATCCAGGGTATCACCAAGCCCGCAATCAGGCGTCTGGcgcgtcgtggtggtgtcaaGCGTATTTCTGCCA TGATCTACGAGGAGACGCGTGGTGTTCTCAAGTCTTTCCTGGAGGGTGTCATCCGTGACGCCGTTACCTACACAGAGCACGCCAAGAGGAAGACTGTCACATCGCTCGATGTTGTCTACGCTTTAAAGAGGCAGGGCCGCACCCTGTACGGTTTCGGCGGTTAG